One Pyxicephalus adspersus chromosome 3, UCB_Pads_2.0, whole genome shotgun sequence genomic window carries:
- the ARHGAP24 gene encoding rho GTPase-activating protein 24 isoform X3, whose translation MHTVKYGFCSTLWGDRERMTANHETYLLMASTQNDMEDWVKSIRRVIWAPFGGGIFGQKLEDTVRYEKRYGARLAPMLVEQCVDFIRLRGLTEEGLFRLPGQANLVKELQDAFDCGEKPAFDSNTDVHTVASLLKLYLRELPEPVIPYSKFEDFLSCAKQLSKEEESGMAELVKQVKSLPPVNYNLLKYICRFLDEVQSYSGVNKMSVQNLATVFGPNILRPKVEDPLTIMEGTVVVQQLMAVMISEHEILFPKEADVQIDAGQELTNNNNELQKKMILGQIQNKENNNTKDVAVRRCSWEKSDSPQRSSVENGSPTVLSGSKSNSPRNSIHKLDVTRSPPLMVKKNPAFNKGSGIVTNGSFSSSVEVHDKHHSLPNGTLQARRTSSLKSSGTKMGTHSVQNGAVKMGVSSTDTMSNALNSRTTSWLPNGYVTLRDNKQKDSTGEPMQQHRLSTYDNVHQQFMMNSDDKQSVDSATWSTSSCEISLPENSNSCRSSTTTCPEQDFYGGNFEDPVLDGPANEDITNAADFESKFDRRSAGGHSSRATSSSDNSETFVVSNSSNHSALHSLVSSLKQEMSKQKMEYETRIKSLEQRNLTLETEVLSMHEELEQERKKYTMVEIKMRNAERAKEDAEKRNDMLQKEMEQFFSTFGDLTVEPRRPERGNTIWIQ comes from the exons GTATATTTGGGCAGAAGCTAGAAGACACGGTGCGCTATGAGAAAAGGTATGGAGCACGCCTGGCCCCTATGTTGGTGGAGCAGTGTGTGGACTTTATCCGGCTGCGTGGGTTGACAGAGGAGGGACTGTTTAGACTGCCAGGCCAAGCAAACCTGGTGAAAGAGCTACAAGATGCCTTTGACTGTGGGGAAAAACCAGCGTTCGACAG TAACACAGACGTCCACACCGTAGCATCACTTCTGAAGCTGTACCTGCGGGAGCTGCCAGAGCCTGTCATCCCATATTCAAAGTTTGAAGATTTTCTCTCATGTGCAAAACAGCTGAGCAAAGAGGAGGAATCT GGGATGGCAGAACTAGTGAAACAAGTAAAGAGTCTCCCACCGGTAAATTATAATCTATTGAAGTACATCTGTAG ATTCCTAGATGAGGTACAGTCCTATTCTGGAGTGAATAAAATGAGTGTTCAAAACTTGGCTACAGTCTTTGGACCAAACATTCTGCGTCCCAAGGTGGAGGATCCGCTGACAATAATGGAGG GCACTGTAGTCGTTCAACAGCTAATGGCAGTGATGATAAGTGAGCACGAAATACTTTTCCCTAAAGAAGCTGATGTTCAGATTGACGCTGGTCAAGAACTGACCAATAACAACAATGAGCTGCAAAAAAAGATGATTCTGGGCCAAATACAGAACAAGGAGAACAACAACACAAAAGATGTAGCAGTGAGACGTTGTTCCTGGGAGAAGTCAGATTCTCCACAAAGGTCAAGTGTTGAAAATGGATCTCCTACTGTACTCTCAGGAAGTAAATCCAACAGTCCCCGGAACAGCATTCATAAACTGGATGTTACACGAAGTCCACCACtaatggtgaaaaaaaatccagcatttaACAAGGGTAGTGGGATTGTCACCAATGGATCATTTAGCAGCTCTGTGGAGGTTCATGACAAACACCACTCTTTACCCAACGGTACCTTACAGGCTAGAAGAACCTCTTCTCTCAAAAGTTCAGGAACCAAAATGGGTACTCACAGTGTACAAAACGGTGCTGTAAAAATGGGAGTGTCCAGCACAGACACCATGAGCAATGCTTTGAACAGTCGGACCACAAGCTGGCTGCCCAATGGTTATGTCACATTAAGAGATAATAAACAAAAGGATTCCACTGGTGAACCCATGCAGCAGCACAGATTGTCCACATATGATAATGTTCACCAGCAGTTTATGATGAACTCTGATGACAAACAAAGTGTGGACAGTGCAACATGGTCCACATCGTCATGTGAAATATCTCTTCCCGAAAACTCCAACTCTTGCCGCTCCTCCACAACAACTTGTCCAGAGCAGGACTTTTATGGTGGTAACTTTGAAGACCCGGTTTTAGATGGACCAGCCAATGAGGATATTACTAATGCAGCAGACTTTGAAAGCAAATTTGACAGAAGAAGTGCAGGGGGTCACAGCAGCAGGGCTACTAGCAGCAGTGACAACAGTGAGACTTTTGTAGTGAGCAATTCAAGCAACCATAGTGCACTTCACAGCCTTGTATCCAGTTTAAAACAGGAAATGTCAAAACAGAAAATGGAGTATGAGACCagaataaaaag CTTGGAACAAAGAAATCTAACTCTGGAAACAGAAGTACTATCCATGCATGAGGAACTGGAGCAGGAAAGAAAGAAGTATACTATGGTAGAAATTAAAATGAGGAATGCAGAACGTGCAAAAGAGGACGCTGAGAAAAGAAACGACATGTTGCAGAAGGAAATGGAACAGTTTTTCTCAACTTTTGGTGACCTCACAGTGGAACCACGTAGGCCAGAGAGAGGGAACACAATATGGATTCAGTAA
- the ARHGAP24 gene encoding rho GTPase-activating protein 24 isoform X5, with translation MTANHETYLLMASTQNDMEDWVKSIRRVIWAPFGGGIFGQKLEDTVRYEKRYGARLAPMLVEQCVDFIRLRGLTEEGLFRLPGQANLVKELQDAFDCGEKPAFDSNTDVHTVASLLKLYLRELPEPVIPYSKFEDFLSCAKQLSKEEESGMAELVKQVKSLPPVNYNLLKYICRFLDEVQSYSGVNKMSVQNLATVFGPNILRPKVEDPLTIMEGTVVVQQLMAVMISEHEILFPKEADVQIDAGQELTNNNNELQKKMILGQIQNKENNNTKDVAVRRCSWEKSDSPQRSSVENGSPTVLSGSKSNSPRNSIHKLDVTRSPPLMVKKNPAFNKGSGIVTNGSFSSSVEVHDKHHSLPNGTLQARRTSSLKSSGTKMGTHSVQNGAVKMGVSSTDTMSNALNSRTTSWLPNGYVTLRDNKQKDSTGEPMQQHRLSTYDNVHQQFMMNSDDKQSVDSATWSTSSCEISLPENSNSCRSSTTTCPEQDFYGGNFEDPVLDGPANEDITNAADFESKFDRRSAGGHSSRATSSSDNSETFVVSNSSNHSALHSLVSSLKQEMSKQKMEYETRIKSLEQRNLTLETEVLSMHEELEQERKKYTMVEIKMRNAERAKEDAEKRNDMLQKEMEQFFSTFGDLTVEPRRPERGNTIWIQ, from the exons GTATATTTGGGCAGAAGCTAGAAGACACGGTGCGCTATGAGAAAAGGTATGGAGCACGCCTGGCCCCTATGTTGGTGGAGCAGTGTGTGGACTTTATCCGGCTGCGTGGGTTGACAGAGGAGGGACTGTTTAGACTGCCAGGCCAAGCAAACCTGGTGAAAGAGCTACAAGATGCCTTTGACTGTGGGGAAAAACCAGCGTTCGACAG TAACACAGACGTCCACACCGTAGCATCACTTCTGAAGCTGTACCTGCGGGAGCTGCCAGAGCCTGTCATCCCATATTCAAAGTTTGAAGATTTTCTCTCATGTGCAAAACAGCTGAGCAAAGAGGAGGAATCT GGGATGGCAGAACTAGTGAAACAAGTAAAGAGTCTCCCACCGGTAAATTATAATCTATTGAAGTACATCTGTAG ATTCCTAGATGAGGTACAGTCCTATTCTGGAGTGAATAAAATGAGTGTTCAAAACTTGGCTACAGTCTTTGGACCAAACATTCTGCGTCCCAAGGTGGAGGATCCGCTGACAATAATGGAGG GCACTGTAGTCGTTCAACAGCTAATGGCAGTGATGATAAGTGAGCACGAAATACTTTTCCCTAAAGAAGCTGATGTTCAGATTGACGCTGGTCAAGAACTGACCAATAACAACAATGAGCTGCAAAAAAAGATGATTCTGGGCCAAATACAGAACAAGGAGAACAACAACACAAAAGATGTAGCAGTGAGACGTTGTTCCTGGGAGAAGTCAGATTCTCCACAAAGGTCAAGTGTTGAAAATGGATCTCCTACTGTACTCTCAGGAAGTAAATCCAACAGTCCCCGGAACAGCATTCATAAACTGGATGTTACACGAAGTCCACCACtaatggtgaaaaaaaatccagcatttaACAAGGGTAGTGGGATTGTCACCAATGGATCATTTAGCAGCTCTGTGGAGGTTCATGACAAACACCACTCTTTACCCAACGGTACCTTACAGGCTAGAAGAACCTCTTCTCTCAAAAGTTCAGGAACCAAAATGGGTACTCACAGTGTACAAAACGGTGCTGTAAAAATGGGAGTGTCCAGCACAGACACCATGAGCAATGCTTTGAACAGTCGGACCACAAGCTGGCTGCCCAATGGTTATGTCACATTAAGAGATAATAAACAAAAGGATTCCACTGGTGAACCCATGCAGCAGCACAGATTGTCCACATATGATAATGTTCACCAGCAGTTTATGATGAACTCTGATGACAAACAAAGTGTGGACAGTGCAACATGGTCCACATCGTCATGTGAAATATCTCTTCCCGAAAACTCCAACTCTTGCCGCTCCTCCACAACAACTTGTCCAGAGCAGGACTTTTATGGTGGTAACTTTGAAGACCCGGTTTTAGATGGACCAGCCAATGAGGATATTACTAATGCAGCAGACTTTGAAAGCAAATTTGACAGAAGAAGTGCAGGGGGTCACAGCAGCAGGGCTACTAGCAGCAGTGACAACAGTGAGACTTTTGTAGTGAGCAATTCAAGCAACCATAGTGCACTTCACAGCCTTGTATCCAGTTTAAAACAGGAAATGTCAAAACAGAAAATGGAGTATGAGACCagaataaaaag CTTGGAACAAAGAAATCTAACTCTGGAAACAGAAGTACTATCCATGCATGAGGAACTGGAGCAGGAAAGAAAGAAGTATACTATGGTAGAAATTAAAATGAGGAATGCAGAACGTGCAAAAGAGGACGCTGAGAAAAGAAACGACATGTTGCAGAAGGAAATGGAACAGTTTTTCTCAACTTTTGGTGACCTCACAGTGGAACCACGTAGGCCAGAGAGAGGGAACACAATATGGATTCAGTAA
- the ARHGAP24 gene encoding rho GTPase-activating protein 24 isoform X4, which yields MMLEERNATASSSASIHTSPFIPKATYRKIKRCFSFRRGIFGQKLEDTVRYEKRYGARLAPMLVEQCVDFIRLRGLTEEGLFRLPGQANLVKELQDAFDCGEKPAFDSNTDVHTVASLLKLYLRELPEPVIPYSKFEDFLSCAKQLSKEEESGMAELVKQVKSLPPVNYNLLKYICRFLDEVQSYSGVNKMSVQNLATVFGPNILRPKVEDPLTIMEGTVVVQQLMAVMISEHEILFPKEADVQIDAGQELTNNNNELQKKMILGQIQNKENNNTKDVAVRRCSWEKSDSPQRSSVENGSPTVLSGSKSNSPRNSIHKLDVTRSPPLMVKKNPAFNKGSGIVTNGSFSSSVEVHDKHHSLPNGTLQARRTSSLKSSGTKMGTHSVQNGAVKMGVSSTDTMSNALNSRTTSWLPNGYVTLRDNKQKDSTGEPMQQHRLSTYDNVHQQFMMNSDDKQSVDSATWSTSSCEISLPENSNSCRSSTTTCPEQDFYGGNFEDPVLDGPANEDITNAADFESKFDRRSAGGHSSRATSSSDNSETFVVSNSSNHSALHSLVSSLKQEMSKQKMEYETRIKSLEQRNLTLETEVLSMHEELEQERKKYTMVEIKMRNAERAKEDAEKRNDMLQKEMEQFFSTFGDLTVEPRRPERGNTIWIQ from the exons GTATATTTGGGCAGAAGCTAGAAGACACGGTGCGCTATGAGAAAAGGTATGGAGCACGCCTGGCCCCTATGTTGGTGGAGCAGTGTGTGGACTTTATCCGGCTGCGTGGGTTGACAGAGGAGGGACTGTTTAGACTGCCAGGCCAAGCAAACCTGGTGAAAGAGCTACAAGATGCCTTTGACTGTGGGGAAAAACCAGCGTTCGACAG TAACACAGACGTCCACACCGTAGCATCACTTCTGAAGCTGTACCTGCGGGAGCTGCCAGAGCCTGTCATCCCATATTCAAAGTTTGAAGATTTTCTCTCATGTGCAAAACAGCTGAGCAAAGAGGAGGAATCT GGGATGGCAGAACTAGTGAAACAAGTAAAGAGTCTCCCACCGGTAAATTATAATCTATTGAAGTACATCTGTAG ATTCCTAGATGAGGTACAGTCCTATTCTGGAGTGAATAAAATGAGTGTTCAAAACTTGGCTACAGTCTTTGGACCAAACATTCTGCGTCCCAAGGTGGAGGATCCGCTGACAATAATGGAGG GCACTGTAGTCGTTCAACAGCTAATGGCAGTGATGATAAGTGAGCACGAAATACTTTTCCCTAAAGAAGCTGATGTTCAGATTGACGCTGGTCAAGAACTGACCAATAACAACAATGAGCTGCAAAAAAAGATGATTCTGGGCCAAATACAGAACAAGGAGAACAACAACACAAAAGATGTAGCAGTGAGACGTTGTTCCTGGGAGAAGTCAGATTCTCCACAAAGGTCAAGTGTTGAAAATGGATCTCCTACTGTACTCTCAGGAAGTAAATCCAACAGTCCCCGGAACAGCATTCATAAACTGGATGTTACACGAAGTCCACCACtaatggtgaaaaaaaatccagcatttaACAAGGGTAGTGGGATTGTCACCAATGGATCATTTAGCAGCTCTGTGGAGGTTCATGACAAACACCACTCTTTACCCAACGGTACCTTACAGGCTAGAAGAACCTCTTCTCTCAAAAGTTCAGGAACCAAAATGGGTACTCACAGTGTACAAAACGGTGCTGTAAAAATGGGAGTGTCCAGCACAGACACCATGAGCAATGCTTTGAACAGTCGGACCACAAGCTGGCTGCCCAATGGTTATGTCACATTAAGAGATAATAAACAAAAGGATTCCACTGGTGAACCCATGCAGCAGCACAGATTGTCCACATATGATAATGTTCACCAGCAGTTTATGATGAACTCTGATGACAAACAAAGTGTGGACAGTGCAACATGGTCCACATCGTCATGTGAAATATCTCTTCCCGAAAACTCCAACTCTTGCCGCTCCTCCACAACAACTTGTCCAGAGCAGGACTTTTATGGTGGTAACTTTGAAGACCCGGTTTTAGATGGACCAGCCAATGAGGATATTACTAATGCAGCAGACTTTGAAAGCAAATTTGACAGAAGAAGTGCAGGGGGTCACAGCAGCAGGGCTACTAGCAGCAGTGACAACAGTGAGACTTTTGTAGTGAGCAATTCAAGCAACCATAGTGCACTTCACAGCCTTGTATCCAGTTTAAAACAGGAAATGTCAAAACAGAAAATGGAGTATGAGACCagaataaaaag CTTGGAACAAAGAAATCTAACTCTGGAAACAGAAGTACTATCCATGCATGAGGAACTGGAGCAGGAAAGAAAGAAGTATACTATGGTAGAAATTAAAATGAGGAATGCAGAACGTGCAAAAGAGGACGCTGAGAAAAGAAACGACATGTTGCAGAAGGAAATGGAACAGTTTTTCTCAACTTTTGGTGACCTCACAGTGGAACCACGTAGGCCAGAGAGAGGGAACACAATATGGATTCAGTAA